Genomic segment of Zingiber officinale cultivar Zhangliang chromosome 11B, Zo_v1.1, whole genome shotgun sequence:
atcaaataaatagtaaaatcataaggtgattgtctcaggacatctctcaaaatctaacacCATACCCATAAGAAGTGGGGCTAAGTCCTGGGGGTACGACCGGTGTGGGGGCCGACCAAGAATAAActaggagtcatgcccatgagaagtgaagGGTTGAGCCCTTGGGGTCTAACTAGTAAGGGGGCCGACCAGGAATAAACTAGGAGTCATACCCATGAGAAGCGAGGGACTGAGTCCTGGGGGTTCGACCGGCACAAAGGTCGACCGAGAATAAATTGGGAGCCATGGTCATAAGAAATGAGGGGCTGAGCCCTGGGGTCCGACCGACGTGGGAGTCGATCAAGAATaaactaggagagatgcccatgagaagtgagggaCTGAGCCCTAGGACCAACTGGGAGTGAACCAAGAGTAGACTAGAGCAGTGGGGAAGCCAAGTTTGGAAATGACCCATTCGGACACACACTTCCTAACTTTGATTGTCATCTCCTCTTGTCTTTTAACTGTCGCATCTTCTTAACTATTGGTCCACACTATCCCTGGGATCATCCACTATATGTTGTATCAGGCATCTTTTATGATACTTAATTCTCCAGTTGCAATGACTGTTATTATTCTTTATTATTGCTATGCTCTATTTCCGTTCCACAATGACCTCACGATCCCATCTCTCGGTAACACATCATCGGTAATTAACCTTTGTCATTATTGGCTATTATTATTGTATCTTACGTTCTCCCAAACCTACACTTAGggatgtaaacaagccgagccgagccgagctttggggtgttcaagattgtttgataagataattgagccgagccgagccgagccgagcttaaaatgaaccaagcttttgaaatgagtgttcaagcttggcttggtttattttttatgagcttgagcttggttgaagcttggcttaagcttggtttatttagatgttatcaagctctcaattcaagcttggcttgagcttggtttgagcttagtttgagcttggttcgtgtagatgttatcaagctctcaattcaagcttgtttgattgtttgaaacttttaattgtttgattggttattaatattgataatttaaatttatttatttattttattatttatttatcatattgaaaagagttttattaataaatatggttcgtgaacattgttcacgaacgttgttcacgaacattgttcacgaacgttgttcacgaatattaacgagctgaacacatatgtgttcaaccttgtttgtttagcttaacgagctgttcaagcttgtttttttaattaatcttatgtatattgaatgaacataaacaaactcttatcaagccgaacaccaaacttgttcacgaacgcttgattcatttacagccctacctaCACTTTTGTACTCAAAACTGTAATACGGCAAACTGTGGCTCTGAGTTAATTTCTTGAGTGTAGATTTCTAAAGTCGAGTGCCATTAGGTCCTGAGCCGGGTTCCCAAGTACCTTTTAACTCTGATTCTTGAGCACCTTCCTACCTCAACTCTAATTCCCGAATGTCATCAGATCCCATTCTCGAGAACCCTCGGATCCGATTATTGAGCGCCTTCGGATATAATTCCCGAGCACTACATAACTCCTAATCCGTTCTCGAGTGCTTTCTGACTCTGAACCCACTTCTCAAGCCTTGAATGTCTCCACGCCCAATTCCTAAGCACTAGTTTACAAGGCCTAAAATCAAAGATTATTATGCAGTATTAGTGAGAATTAGTATCCTAAGGAAGGAAGAGTCTATGCATATAATTTTACCTCACATTATCTTAGATTATTTCTACGGCTCTATGGGATCACAACTGTTGTGTTAAGACTAAATGAAAATTTTTATCTCTTGGTTACTAATCAGTAAATGAAAGTAACAAGTTTATTATCTCTTGTATAATATCACTATTTCACAACCTTGAAAGCCAGTGGAAATCAGTAAATGAGCTTGCCTGTTCTTCCCCAAACACACCATGTGCAATGACCCAAACGACAAGTCTCTCTGTTTCactcaatccaacaattcacTGTTTGTTTTAGTTGCATTTTCGCAAAACTATAAAGTCGAAAACAGccaaatataataattaaaactTGGCAATCAGatcgaagaaaaagaaaaagaaaaaaaaatcccaaagTGAAAACAGTTACAGAGCAATTATTGGCATTTCATTCCAtgcaaaatcacacaacataatTAATAAGAACAGAGCAAATTTATGACAGAGAGAGACAAGGAGATGAATAAGAAGAATTACAGAAGACAAATACACTGATTAAATCGATTTACTTATGCAAGGAGGAGCACGGCGGCAGCTGCGGCGGCTAGCGACGTCCAGGCTGCGAAAGCTGCCCTGGTTGCTCGGAGTGCGGCATTGTCCGCCGCAGTCACGTCGTCGGCGGGCGCCTCTTCTGGGCCAGATGGGGCAGGCGGCGAGGCGCCGTGCCCGGTAGCCTTGTGCTTGGCTGCAGCCTTTGTTTTCTTTTGTGGCGAGGCAGCCGGCGCCAGTGCCGGCGCGTCGGCGGTCTCCTTTTCCGGGATTTTGAAGAGCTCCCGCGGCTCCAGCACCTTGTCGACGGCGTAGACGGCGGCGGGGTCTTGGTCGATGAGGGTGGAGGAGATGGCGGCGGTGACGATGTGGGTCTTGATGGTGATGGCGTCGCCGTCGCTCTGCACTGTGTACTTGTAGTTCTTGTTGTGGGTGTCGGTGGCGAGGGTGGAGAGGGGGCCGTCGCCGTTGGCCTTCAGGAGCTGCGGCGAGTAGTAGACGGGCATGCCGTGGTAGAGGAGGAGGCTGGTTTTGCCGGCGGCGGTGAGATTACTATACTTGGGGGAGAAGGCGGAGACGGCGTCGTCATCGGGGCAGAAGACGGTGAGGCCGGTGTCGAGGTTGGACTGGAAGGACTTGAGCACGTCGGGGTTAGCGTGGAGGAGGTCGACGAAGTCCTTGCATCCCTTGTTGGCCATGAGGTCGGTGAGATTCACGGGGCCCGGCGCCGCCACCGGTGCCTCTGCTTCCGGCGAGGTGAGGATGGTGCTGATCTGGAGGACGGAGATGTTATAGGGGAGCTCCTCGACGGACTTGACGAAAGTGGCGGGCGAGCCGCCGCCGGAGTCCTCGGAGACGAAGGTGACCTTGCCGCGCAAATGATCGGTGATGTTGATGTAGCCGGAGGTGCCGACGGCGTGGCCGGACGACTGGAagacggaggaggaggaggtggagccGCCGGTGAGCAGGTGGAGCTTCTTGGCGCCGTAGTAGTCGGTGAGGATATGGAGGGAGAGGACGTTGCGGAGGGTGGGGAGGGAGAGGTGCTTGGCGAGAAGGTCGGCCATGCCGGTGTTATCGACGACGAGCAAGGTGATGGTGAGGCGGCGGTTGATCTCGCTGGCCAGGTGGGTGGCCGACAGGTAGTGGTTGAAGGAGGAGAACTCCGGGTGCTGTGCCAGGATCTTGGTGATATTGTGGGCTCGCGCTGCCGGGAGTAGTGAGGCGGCGGCGACAACCAGCACCGACATGGAAGCGGCGAGGAGAGGGGAAAATCGCCCCATTGCAATTTGCAAACGCTGATGGCTGGCTAATTCAGCAGAGTGCAGTGTTGAGTTTGCTTGGCCAGATCTTGCAGATTTAAATCGTGGCCGGTGTAGTGTAGTAGCCTGACAGGGACTAGGACATGCTAGGTCGAGTCGGtcgtatttaaaaatattaatatttaatttaaagtgAACACAAATTCACTCTCAAATGAAAGGTGTGTCTCTTGCTCCGGTAACGATGAAGCGGTcctagtttagtttttttttttttttttttttttttgaagcatTAGTAAGGTGGGAGTTCCGGTCTGGTCTCGACgaattcatcaatttttttttttttttttgtaatatgCAGTTAATTTAATTGTGGTAAAAGACATTCCAGTGTCCCTGTTAATCCATCTTAGAATTAACACGGAGAAGATAAATCATAGGATTTtgtcaagattcgaactctaaatttcATTATGACAACACTTCATACTTTAGCCACTAGACTTATTCTAAGAGACAATATGTAATTAATTTAAGAATAATTGATAGATAGATTACCCGTTAggcatattttaaatttattttgatcattgatataaattttttataaattaaattcatgATCTCATAATTAGTTGATATAAAATAGATATATAAtgtcaatttaaaaaatatatatatatataatagtgcATCGGCAAAACATCTTCTTAATTTTTCAGATCTATTCCCCACTTCAATAAATTAacgaatgaattttttttaatgtacaATTGACCTAAAAATACTAGACTGATGGATCATTCGCTCCAAACATTTCCTGATTTATCTTGATAATCGGTGAAAATTTTTCATAGAATTAGACTGGTCATCCTAGGATTAGTCGGCATTATCTAGATATCTAAAAAAAGAcagatcattttaatttttttttatcaaaaggatGTCCCATCTCATATGCTTATATTAAGCATGTACCATTATCCAACTACCATTCAGTActgtttaatattattttcattattatcttTTGTCTAAATTTCTTATCTAAATTCTTAATAATTTAGTTGAAATAGTAAATGTTTTTGAACATATTAAGTTTAATATGTATTATGATAgatataatttcataattattataacatGTTTAACCGTTATAAATCCATAATTACTAAAACGCCTTACTAGCTCAGGATTTAAGCAGTGATAATAATGCAGTTGTTACAATGTGTTAAATTATAATAGTTACAAACAAAATCCCATATTGAAACACACATGGAAAGGATTATGAACTTATAAGGAAAATATATCTTCATTTGTAttagaccttttgggtagagcccaaagaTAAAATTATGAGGGCTTAtaccaaagtggataatatcacattattgtgaagatatcttaattttttttattctaacaattggtatcagagcccggattaAACCATAtgagtagaatattgacctcTAATAAATGAAGTGATGACTCTCATATCTGGCAGAGAAGTCTTAGTTGTAGGTAGGTAAAAAAATCTAGTAAGTTGGTTGGACTGAGGGACAAGGAAATCCTAATAGGTCTGGTGGACCGAAGGATAAGGAAATCCTAATAGGTCGGATGGATTGAAGGGTAAGAAAGTTCTAGTAGATCATTTGAATCAAGGAGCAAGAAAGTCTTATTAGATCAAGGATTAAAAGGATCAAATGACATCAATTGGTAGGCTTGAAGAGGAGATCCTTCAATTGAGAGGGATTATTAGATTGCAATGGTTACAAATAAAATGTCATATTAAAAACATAGGAAATATTATGAGACCTTTTAGATAtagtctaaaaataaaattataagaatttatattcaaaatagataatatcatactattata
This window contains:
- the LOC122033313 gene encoding fasciclin-like arabinogalactan protein 2 → MGRFSPLLAASMSVLVVAAASLLPAARAHNITKILAQHPEFSSFNHYLSATHLASEINRRLTITLLVVDNTGMADLLAKHLSLPTLRNVLSLHILTDYYGAKKLHLLTGGSTSSSSVFQSSGHAVGTSGYINITDHLRGKVTFVSEDSGGGSPATFVKSVEELPYNISVLQISTILTSPEAEAPVAAPGPVNLTDLMANKGCKDFVDLLHANPDVLKSFQSNLDTGLTVFCPDDDAVSAFSPKYSNLTAAGKTSLLLYHGMPVYYSPQLLKANGDGPLSTLATDTHNKNYKYTVQSDGDAITIKTHIVTAAISSTLIDQDPAAVYAVDKVLEPRELFKIPEKETADAPALAPAASPQKKTKAAAKHKATGHGASPPAPSGPEEAPADDVTAADNAALRATRAAFAAWTSLAAAAAAVLLLA